One genomic region from Gossypium hirsutum isolate 1008001.06 chromosome D13, Gossypium_hirsutum_v2.1, whole genome shotgun sequence encodes:
- the LOC107920793 gene encoding kinesin-like protein KIN-14G isoform X3, translating to MATETNLQVSVKSIFEDVLQQQGARSCNIYLDSRKSDESSLRRYEAAGWLRRTVGVVGGKDLPAEPSEEEFMHGLRSGIILCNVLNKVQPGSVPKVVEGACDSVILSDGAAFSAYQYFENVRNFRVAIQEMGLPTFETSDLEQGGKSSRVVNCVLALKSYSEWKQSGGIGTWKYSANSKPAGFGIAKSFSRKRSESMNSSFSEKSLDSFCSDQSDSIEAGSVSSFGILVRAALSDKKQEEIPMIVESMINKLSEELESRLATHKELIKITAKAMEESATGHSLSQTASCDDKAEGVEVKASSAEEMVGDESSSIESERKELYDYKSDANEEPMQHVLKLHALVEQKRRDIQELKHCLCSTKTCMQVLQMTYQEDVFNLGKHLCSLANAASGYQRVLEENRKLYNQVQDLKGNIRVYCRVRPFKPGQSNTLSSVDHMDERTITILTHSKNGKEARKAFTFNKVFGPSVTQAEVFSDMQPLVRSVLDGYNVCIFAYGQTGSGKTHTMTGPKELTEEGLGVNYRALSDLFHISNQRKETISYDISVQMLEIYNEQVRDLLSADGGNKRLEIRNSSHNGINVPDANLVPVSLTSDVINLMNIGHKNRSVCSTALNDRSSRSHSCLTVHVQGRDLTSGNILRGSMHLVDLAGSERVDKSEVVGNRLKEAQHINKSLSALGDVISSLASRSSHVPYRNSKLTQLLQDSLGGQAKTLMFVHIAPEYEALGETISTLKFAERVATVELGAAKVNKDSGEVKELKEQIASLKAALARKEGDPENLPGSPERNRSKLGSSPSLLKWKSLSDLSCSTVNTEYESSSTSRRDSLESRETLVTPSHWQPLGSPLSSSFTNEDDRDSEASGDWVDKVMVNKHDNMSTRPGKEKGQPRL from the exons ATGGCAACAGAGACGAATTTACAAGTCTCTGTAAAATCTATTTTCGAAGATGTTCTTCAACAGCAAGGAGCTCGATCATGCAACATTTATTTGGATTCGAGAAAATCCGATGAATCTT CTTTAAGAAGATATGAAGCTGCTGGGTGGCTGAGAAGAACAGTTGGAGTGGTTGGGGGAAAAGATTTACCAGCTGAACCTTCTGAGGAAGAATTTATGCACGGATTGCGAAGTGGCATAATCCTTTGCAATGTTCTTAACAAGGTTCAACCTGGATCAGTGCCAAAG gtAGTTGAAGGAGCTTGTGATTCTGTTATTCTTTCTGATGGGGCTGCTTTCTCAGCATATCAGTACTTTGAAAATGTGAGAAACTTCCGTGTAGCTATTCAAGAAATGGGGCTTCCAACTTTTGAGACCTCTGATTTGGAACAG GGTGGGAAATCTTCAAGGGTAGTGAACTGTGTTCTAGCATTAAAGTCGTACAGTGAATGGAAACAAAGTGGTGGAATTGGTACATGGAAATACTCTGCAAATTCAAAACCCGCAGGTTTCGGGATAGCCAAGTCCTTCTCAAGAAAAAGAAGTGAATCCATGAATTCCAGTTTTAGTGAGAAATCTTTGGATAGCTTTTGTAGTGACCAATCAGACTCCATTGAAGCA GGCTCTGTAAGTTCTTTTGGGATTCTAGTTCGTGCAGCTCTTTCGGATAAGAAACAGGAAGAGATTCCAATG ATTGTGGAATCTATGATCAATAAACTATCGGAAGAGTTGGAGAGTCGCTTGGCAACCCACAAGGAGCTG ATTAAAATTACTGCAAAAGCTATGGAGGAATCAGCAACTGGTCATTCTCTTTCGCAAACAGCTTCATGTGATGACAAG GCTGAAGGGGTTGAAGTAAAGGCCTCCTCAGCTGAGGAAATGGTTGGAGATGAATCATCATCAATCGAGTCAGAAAGAAAGGAACTTTACGATTACAAGTCCGATGCTAATGAAGAACCGATGCAACATGTTTTGAAACTGCATGCATTGGTTGAACAAAAACGACGAGATATTCAG GAACTGAAGCATTGTCTTTGTTCAACAAAAACCTGTATGCAAGTTCTGCAGATGACATACCAAGAAGATGTTTTCAATCTAG GTAAACACTTATGTAGTCTTGCTAATGCGGCTTCGGGATATCAAAGAGTTCTGGAAGAAAACCGAAAGTTATACAACCAAGTGCAGGACTTGAAAG GGAATATAAGAGTGTACTGCAGGGTAAGGCCGTTCAAGCCCGGGCAATCCAACACTTTAAGTTCAGTAGATCACATGGATGAAAGAACTATAACAATTCTTACACATTCGaaaaatggaaaagaagcaaGGAAAGCATTCACTTTTAACAAAGTATTCGGCCCATCTGTAACCCAAG CTGAGGTTTTCTCCGACATGCAACCTTTGGTTCGATCTGTTCTCGATGGTTATAATGTTTGTATATTTGCTTATGGCCAAACTGGATCAGGGAAGACTCACACAATG ACAGGCCCGAAGGAGCTTACTGAAGAAGGTTTAGGTGTAAACTACAGGGCATTGAGTGATCTATTTCATATCTCAAACCAGAGGAAAGAAACCATTTCCTATGATATTTCAGTGCAAATGCTTGAAATTTACAATGAGCAAGTCAGGGATCTCCTTTCAGCTGATGGTGGAAATAAGAG ATTAGAAATCCGAAACAGCTCGCACAATGGGATTAATGTACCTGATGCCAACCTTGTGCCTGTATCATTAACGTCCGATGTCATAAATTTGATGAACATTGGGCATAAAAACCGTTCAGTTTGCTCCACGGCGTTAAATGACCGAAGTAGTCGATCTCACAG CTGCTTGACAGTTCATGTACAAGGAAGGGACCTCACTTCGGGGAACATTCTTCGGGGCTCTATGCATCTGGTTGACCTTGCAGGAAGTGAAAGGGTGGATAAATCTGAGGTGGTCGGGAATAGATTAAAAGAAGCGCAACACATCAACAAATCTCTTTCGGCTTTAGGAGATGTGATCTCTTCTCTTGCATCAAGAAGTTCACATGTTCCTTACAGAAACAGTAAACTTACTCAATTGCTCCAAGATTCACTTG GAGGACAAGCCAAAACACTGATGTTTGTTCACATTGCTCCCGAGTATGAAGCTCTTGGAGAAACAATCAGTACCCTTAAATTTGCAGAAAGGGTTGCCACCGTCGAGCTTGGTGCTGCTAAAGTGAACAAAGATAGCGGAGAAGTGAAAGAGCTTAAAGAACAG ATAGCTAGTCTTAAAGCAGCCTTAGCTAGAAAGGAAGGAGATCCTGAGAACCTGCCTGGTAGTCCAGAAAGAAATAGATCAAAGCTTGGATCATCCCCTTCTCTTCTTAAATGGAAGAGCTTAAGTGATCTGTCTTGCAGCACTGTTAACACTGAG TATGAGTCTTCATCGACGTCTAGAAGAGACAGTTTGGAGTCTCGAGAGACGTTAGTGACTCCATCGCATTGGCAACCTCTTGGCAGTCCACTTTCTTCAAGTTTTACGAACGAAGATGACAGAGATTCGGAGGCATCCGGTGATTGGGTGGATAAAGTCATGGTGAACAAGCATGACAACATGTCAACAAGGCCGGGTAAAGAA AAAGGGCAACCGAGACTTTGA